The Cinclus cinclus chromosome 18, bCinCin1.1, whole genome shotgun sequence genome has a segment encoding these proteins:
- the SLC9A8 gene encoding sodium/hydrogen exchanger 8 → MAESANATREVINATLHTLLAATTKMVAPTPPKPILPVQTGVQAQQEEQSSGMTIFFSLLVIAICIILVHLLIEYRLHFLPESVAVVSLGILMGAFIKIIEAQKLANWKEEEMFRPNMFFLLLLPPIIFESGYSLHKGNFFQNIGSIILFSVFGTAISAFIVGGGIYFLGRADVIYKLNMTDSFAFGSLISAVDPVATIAIFNALNVDPVLNMLVFGESILNDAVSIVLTNTAEGLTRENMSDVSGWQTFLQALGYFLKMFFGSAALGTLTGLISALVLKHIDLRKTPSLEFGMMIIFAYLPYGLAEGISLSGIMAILFSGIVMSHYTHHNLSPVTQILMQQTLRTVAFMCETCVFAFLGLSIFSFPHKFEMSFVIWCIVLVLFGRAVNIFPLSYLLNFFRDHKITPKMMFIMWFSGLRGAIPYALSLHLGLEPIEKRQLIGTTTIIIVLFTILLLGGGTMPLIRLVDIEDSKPRKRNKKDVNLSKTEKMGNTIESEHLSELTEEEYEAQYIKRQNLKGFMRLDVEYLNPFFTRRLTQEDLHDGRIQMKTLTNKWYEEVRQGPSGSEDDEQELLQQSGAGAR, encoded by the exons ATGGCGGA GTCTGCAAATGCCACCCGTGAAGTCATCAATGCCACCCTCCACACTCTGCTGGCTGCTACTACCAAGATGGTGGCACCTACACCTCCCAAACCCATCCTTCCAGTTCAGACTGGAGTCCAGGCTCAGCAAGAGGAACAGTCCAGTGGCATGACCATTTTTTTTAGTCTTCTTGTTATAG CTATTTGCATCATATTGGTGCATTTACTGATAGAATACCGGCTTCATTTTTTACCAGAGAGCGTGGCTGTTGTTTCCTTAG gTATCCTTATGGGAGCTTTTATAAAAATCATAGAGGCTCAAAAGCTGGCCAACTGGAAG gaagaagaaatgtttcgtccaaatatgttttttctgcttttgcttccaCCTATTATATTTGAATCTGGATATTCATTGCACAAG ggtaatttttttcagaacattGGTTCCATCATTCTGTTCTCAGTATTTGGCACTGCAATATCAGCTTTCATTGTAGGTGGAGGAATCTATTTCCTGGGCCGG GCTGATGTAATTTATAAACTCAACATGACAGACAG TTTTGCATTTGGCTCTTTAATATCTGCAGTTGACCCTGTGGCTACTATTGCCATTTTCAATGCCCTCAATGTGGATCCTGTGCTTAACATGTTGGTTTTTGGAGAAAGTATTCTCAACGATGCAGTCTCAATTGTCCTGACCAA CACAGCAGAAGGTTTGACAAGGGAAAATATGTCAGATGTAAGTGGATGGCAAACCTTTCTACAGGCACTGGGATACTTTCTCAAGATGTTCTTTGGCTCTGCAGCACTTGGCACACTTACTGGTCTTATTTCTGCATTA GTACTAAAGCACATTGATTTAAGGAAGACACCTTCCCTAGAATTTGGGATGATGATTATCTTTGCTTACCTTCCTTATGGACTTGCAGAAGGGATCTCGCTCTCAG GTATCATGGCAATCCTGTTCTCTGGCATCGTGATGTCTCACTACACACACCACAACCTGTCCCCAGTGACACAGATCCTGATGCAGCAGACACTCAGAACTGTTGCTTTCATGTGTG aaaCGTGTGTTTTTGCATTTCTTGGCCTGTCAATTTTTAGTTTTCCTCACAAGTTTGAAATGTCCTTTGTCATCTGGTGCATA gtgCTGGTTCTGTTTGGTAGAGCAGTGAATATTTTTCCACTTTCCTACCTACTCAACTTTTTCCGTGATCATAAAATCACTCCCAAAATGATGTTTATCATGTGGTTTAGTG GATTACGTGGTGCCATTCCCTATGCCCTCAGCCTCCACCTGGGCCTGGAGCCCATCGAGAAGCGGCAGCTCATCGgcaccaccaccatcatcatcgTGCTCTTcaccatcctgctgctgggagggggaACCATGCCCCTCATCAGGCTCGTGGACATTGAGGACTCCAAACCACGCAAGAGGAACAAGAAGGATGTCAATCTCAGCAAGACAGAGAAGATG GGAAACACTATAGAATCTGAGCATTTATCAGAGCTCACAGAGGAGGAGTATGAAGCCCAATACATAAAACGGCAGAACCTCAAAGGGTTTATGCGCCTTGATGTCGAGTATTTGAATCCTTTCTTCACCAGAAGACTCACACAAGAA GACCTGCACGACGGGCGCATCCAGATGAAGACCCTGACCAACAAGTGGTACGAGGAGGTGCGCCAGGGCCCCTCGGGCTCCGAGGACGacgagcaggagctgctgcagcagagcgGGGCCGGCGCGCGCTGA